A window from Ureaplasma parvum serovar 3 str. ATCC 27815 encodes these proteins:
- a CDS encoding putative immunoglobulin-blocking virulence protein: MKFIKRKTKLLTITIGAVAVSSILLGGIFYGTSQKSPSSFGIASIDQKENFINKDNLDYQKARPSIKDNNLKEIPKPKPQPKPEPQPTPFPDPIPTPPKKEELKKPEIKPEEPKKPEIKPEPIPKPKPQPIPQPTPPVETKPKEELLPPSPPPPKEEPKPEPDPQPQPQQIPNQSTVRKIELNGVLVDAEVEVPPPRQTFKYDQDNGLSNLNPYTNISVGKIKKVFVTDELRHKSADLVRGNLKRGDYQSLVKDLLDPNIKPEEIDSYIAMVDKSGYHAKLWSKFKKLFDTDNVVNFLNEQGKKEYPNMKTKFVSDAHKYAWLYAHLDFSKFTKLSANSEKYLQEGLTPDPDNSYVNENGELDSYAYSPAKEYNTVTSRLANDNANRRVFGYNEWYNRSPNGLANGDYPGWNKSDATAEFKQYGIKDGDGIKVYKLERQKPQEGKLNTGYIVDIDADNPDGYQKTKELIQKLNNQNKKITGYRIRNMGKSDSGQKFSDILKALPNELPLLELFFSAGSHNTSALSALETKHIKELGLYTLGNSLLDEWSINPNALRKVEWINSNDYNVSSEYKQGSDIATRITFDTLSFDKNDFNDNANDLRTKLKRINDGLRMVYWTRNNEPFFQGGFGPGLDPDHKEVGNSYPQGLDFSRVPQIRSLRGLIFKDEQKASNNRERKLRRVNFFNDKENYEMSINDLNEAGFSEHIVTNEPMPPKSKITFSNGNATKRIYIKGNGSLTASGIQNLATLFNLAESLDSKSVVVDSNNSELKSQLEGLGYKVSDASDANYIDI; encoded by the coding sequence ATGAAATTTATTAAACGTAAAACAAAATTATTAACGATTACAATTGGTGCAGTTGCTGTGAGTTCAATTTTATTAGGAGGAATTTTTTATGGTACAAGTCAAAAAAGTCCTTCAAGTTTTGGTATTGCTTCTATTGATCAAAAAGAAAATTTTATTAATAAAGACAATTTAGATTACCAAAAAGCAAGACCATCAATTAAAGATAATAACTTAAAAGAAATTCCCAAACCAAAACCTCAGCCAAAACCAGAACCACAACCAACACCATTTCCAGATCCCATCCCAACACCTCCAAAAAAAGAAGAGTTAAAAAAACCAGAGATTAAACCAGAAGAGCCTAAAAAGCCTGAAATTAAACCAGAACCAATTCCTAAACCAAAACCTCAGCCTATTCCTCAACCAACACCTCCTGTTGAAACTAAACCAAAAGAAGAATTATTACCACCAAGCCCACCACCTCCAAAAGAAGAACCAAAACCAGAACCAGATCCACAACCACAACCACAACAAATTCCTAACCAAAGTACTGTTAGAAAAATTGAATTGAATGGTGTTTTAGTGGACGCTGAAGTTGAAGTTCCACCCCCTCGTCAAACTTTTAAATATGATCAGGATAATGGATTATCAAATCTTAATCCCTATACAAATATAAGTGTTGGGAAAATTAAAAAAGTTTTTGTAACAGATGAGTTGCGGCACAAATCAGCAGATTTAGTGCGCGGGAATTTAAAGCGTGGCGATTATCAAAGTTTAGTTAAAGATTTATTAGATCCAAATATAAAACCAGAGGAAATTGATAGTTATATCGCAATGGTTGATAAAAGTGGATATCACGCTAAATTATGAAGTAAATTTAAAAAACTATTTGATACAGACAATGTTGTTAATTTTCTGAATGAACAAGGTAAAAAAGAATATCCTAATATGAAAACAAAATTTGTTTCTGATGCGCACAAGTATGCTTGATTATATGCTCATTTAGATTTTTCAAAATTCACTAAACTTTCAGCCAATTCTGAAAAGTATTTACAAGAAGGTTTAACGCCTGATCCAGATAATTCATATGTTAATGAAAACGGCGAATTAGACTCATATGCTTATTCACCTGCTAAAGAATATAATACAGTAACAAGCCGTTTAGCAAATGATAATGCTAACCGAAGGGTGTTTGGGTATAACGAATGATACAATCGTAGTCCAAATGGTTTAGCTAATGGTGATTATCCTGGTTGAAATAAATCAGATGCAACAGCTGAGTTCAAACAGTATGGCATTAAAGATGGTGATGGTATTAAAGTTTATAAACTAGAGCGCCAAAAACCACAAGAAGGTAAATTAAATACTGGATATATTGTTGATATTGATGCTGATAATCCTGATGGATACCAAAAAACAAAAGAATTAATTCAAAAATTAAATAATCAAAACAAAAAAATTACAGGATATCGAATTCGTAACATGGGGAAATCAGATTCAGGACAAAAGTTCTCTGATATTCTAAAAGCCTTACCAAATGAATTGCCATTGCTTGAATTGTTCTTTTCTGCTGGTTCACATAATACGTCAGCACTTTCTGCTCTTGAAACTAAACATATTAAAGAACTTGGGTTGTATACATTAGGTAATTCATTATTAGATGAATGATCAATTAATCCAAATGCGCTTCGAAAAGTAGAATGAATTAATTCTAATGATTATAATGTTTCGTCAGAATATAAACAAGGATCAGATATTGCTACACGAATTACTTTTGATACTCTTTCTTTTGATAAAAATGATTTCAATGATAATGCAAATGATCTTCGAACAAAATTAAAACGTATTAATGATGGATTACGAATGGTTTATTGAACAAGAAATAATGAACCATTCTTTCAAGGTGGATTTGGTCCAGGATTAGATCCTGATCATAAAGAGGTGGGAAATAGTTATCCCCAAGGTTTAGACTTTAGTCGTGTCCCTCAAATTCGCTCATTACGGGGTTTAATATTTAAAGACGAACAAAAAGCTTCAAACAATCGTGAACGTAAATTAAGAAGAGTTAATTTCTTTAATGATAAAGAAAATTATGAAATGTCAATTAATGATTTAAATGAAGCTGGTTTTAGTGAACATATTGTGACTAATGAACCAATGCCTCCTAAAAGTAAAATTACTTTTAGTAATGGTAATGCTACAAAACGTATTTACATTAAAGGCAATGGTAGTCTAACTGCAAGTGGTATTCAAAATTTAGCTACATTATTTAATCTAGCAGAAAGTTTAGATTCTAAATCTGTTGTTGTTGATTCTAATAATTCAGAATTAAAGTCACAATTAGAAGGTTTAGGATATAAAGTAAGTGATGCTTCTGACGCTAACTATATTGATATTTAA